A portion of the Clostridium gelidum genome contains these proteins:
- the gshAB gene encoding bifunctional glutamate--cysteine ligase GshA/glutathione synthetase GshB yields the protein MLNKLKELFTSDELLKGNYGIEREGLRVNDKGELSLNDHPSVFGDKSDNSYITTDFAESQIEVITPPFKNVEEAYNFTNSLYDIVAMEIGEEYLWPQSMPSIVPEDNKIKVSEYGENNKGIEARLYREKLIEKYGGKKQLICGIHYNFSFDDELINKLYNSQLGNELLKNTKYKNQKLEYKEFKDSIYLKITRNYLRYRWLIIYLLGASGVVDKSYIKKCVHSAKRIGEDGFSNEGALSYRNSECGYKNKVDLFPKYDSVEEYIESLKGFITDKIIDSHKELYSSIRLKPIDVSDFMNSLSEDGIQYLEYRSIDINPFEKGGIGLNDLHFLQIFNLFLLLNEESDYDKWQEEGVENQNIISKFGQNDVMLKKDGNLISKEEWGLEILESIKSINNELNLGKEEVINLMIEKVKDHKLTYAYKIEKRVKEEGYINTHLNIAKKYKEDAYNNRFKLEGYEKLELSTQILMKEAIKRGIKVEVLDKTENFISLKKNGVVEYVKQATKTSKDNYVTVLIMENKSVTKKVLLGSDIKVPEGIEVNSIDEAQNVIKQFVNIPIVIKPKSTNFGIGISIFKDGAKEESIKKAFELAFKHDNTVLLEEFIKGKEYRFLVIDDKVVGILHRVPANVKGDGIKSITELVEVKNQDPLRGYHYVTPLEKISLDENAELFLKEQNKDFNYIPEKDEVIYLRENSNISTGGDSIDYTDYISEKFKNIAVSAAKAVNARICGVDMMLEDYSSENSNYAIIELNFNPAIHIHCYPYKGVERKIGVEVLKVLGFI from the coding sequence GCATATAATTTCACAAATTCACTTTATGATATTGTGGCAATGGAGATTGGGGAAGAATATCTATGGCCTCAATCTATGCCTAGTATAGTACCAGAGGATAATAAAATTAAAGTTTCAGAATATGGTGAAAATAATAAAGGTATAGAGGCAAGATTATATAGAGAAAAATTAATAGAAAAATATGGTGGAAAAAAGCAACTTATATGTGGTATACATTATAATTTTTCTTTTGATGATGAGTTAATTAATAAATTATATAATAGTCAACTTGGTAATGAACTTTTAAAAAATACAAAGTATAAAAATCAAAAATTAGAATATAAGGAATTTAAAGATAGTATTTATTTAAAGATTACAAGAAATTATCTTAGATATAGATGGCTCATTATATATCTTTTAGGGGCAAGCGGTGTGGTTGACAAAAGCTATATAAAAAAATGTGTACATTCAGCTAAAAGAATTGGCGAAGATGGGTTTTCAAATGAAGGGGCTTTATCTTATAGGAATAGTGAATGTGGTTATAAAAATAAAGTTGATTTATTTCCAAAATATGATTCTGTGGAAGAATATATTGAAAGTTTAAAAGGTTTTATAACGGATAAAATTATAGATAGCCATAAGGAACTGTATAGTTCTATAAGACTTAAACCTATTGATGTTAGTGATTTTATGAATTCCCTTAGTGAAGATGGAATCCAATACTTAGAATATAGAAGTATTGATATTAATCCTTTTGAAAAAGGCGGAATAGGGTTAAATGATTTGCATTTTCTTCAAATATTCAACTTATTTTTACTTTTGAATGAAGAAAGTGATTATGATAAATGGCAAGAGGAAGGCGTAGAAAATCAAAATATAATATCAAAGTTTGGACAAAATGATGTTATGTTAAAGAAAGATGGAAATCTTATCTCAAAAGAAGAGTGGGGATTAGAAATTTTAGAAAGCATTAAAAGTATTAATAACGAACTTAATCTTGGAAAAGAAGAAGTAATTAATTTAATGATTGAAAAAGTTAAGGATCATAAATTAACTTATGCTTATAAAATTGAAAAAAGAGTTAAAGAAGAAGGTTATATTAATACTCATTTAAATATAGCAAAAAAATATAAAGAAGATGCTTATAATAATAGATTCAAATTAGAAGGTTATGAAAAACTAGAGTTATCAACTCAAATTTTAATGAAAGAAGCTATTAAAAGAGGTATCAAGGTAGAAGTTTTAGATAAAACTGAAAATTTCATTTCTCTTAAAAAAAATGGTGTAGTAGAATATGTTAAGCAAGCTACTAAAACTTCAAAAGACAATTATGTGACTGTTTTGATTATGGAAAATAAGAGTGTTACAAAGAAAGTACTCTTAGGTAGTGATATTAAAGTTCCAGAAGGTATAGAAGTTAATTCTATAGATGAAGCTCAAAATGTAATAAAACAGTTTGTTAATATACCAATAGTAATTAAGCCAAAATCAACGAACTTTGGAATCGGGATAAGTATATTTAAAGATGGTGCAAAAGAAGAAAGCATTAAAAAAGCTTTTGAGCTTGCATTCAAACATGATAATACAGTTCTGCTTGAAGAATTTATAAAGGGCAAAGAATATCGTTTTTTAGTTATAGATGATAAGGTTGTTGGAATACTTCATAGAGTACCAGCTAATGTAAAAGGTGATGGGATAAAATCTATAACAGAACTCGTAGAAGTAAAAAATCAAGATCCGCTTAGAGGATATCATTACGTAACACCACTTGAAAAAATAAGCTTAGATGAGAATGCGGAATTGTTTTTAAAAGAGCAAAATAAAGATTTTAATTACATTCCAGAAAAAGATGAAGTGATTTATCTACGAGAAAATTCTAACATAAGCACAGGTGGAGATAGTATAGATTATACTGATTATATTTCAGAAAAGTTTAAAAATATAGCCGTGAGTGCAGCTAAAGCAGTTAATGCTAGAATTTGTGGTGTTGATATGATGCTTGAAGATTATAGCAGCGAAAATTCTAATTATGCAATAATTGAACTTAATTTTAATCCTGCTATTCATATTCATTGCTATCCATATAAAGGTGTTGAGAGAAAAATTGGTGTAGAGGTACTTAAGGTATTAGGATTTATTTAA
- a CDS encoding DUF4489 domain-containing protein: MSMRRENERGFETFLANHCNTENERDRENTLTTSDTSSRRCHNYSPEPGRSILSVGSGGVGLLPIISTPLSRPIPVASVSIDTINMCNPKVLLTFTALIVLPATILVNLNFIIVKTIDCGAPQPIGGTYTFAELAGALESESFSFQYCDCSPSVGGTTYTVQLEPSSLISVTAGLTITNATLSALAVETL, translated from the coding sequence ATGAGTATGAGACGTGAAAATGAACGTGGATTTGAAACTTTTTTAGCTAATCACTGTAATACTGAAAATGAACGTGACAGAGAAAACACTTTAACTACTAGTGATACTAGTAGTAGAAGATGTCATAATTATTCTCCAGAACCTGGTAGATCTATACTAAGTGTTGGTTCTGGCGGAGTTGGGCTTTTGCCTATAATTTCAACACCATTATCTAGACCGATACCTGTAGCTAGCGTATCTATAGATACTATAAATATGTGTAACCCTAAAGTTCTTTTAACCTTTACTGCTTTAATTGTTTTACCTGCAACTATTTTAGTAAATTTAAATTTTATAATCGTAAAAACTATTGATTGTGGTGCTCCACAACCAATAGGTGGAACTTATACTTTTGCTGAACTTGCGGGTGCCCTAGAATCCGAATCATTTTCTTTCCAATACTGTGATTGTAGTCCATCTGTTGGTGGAACAACTTATACAGTTCAACTTGAACCAAGTAGTCTAATTTCTGTAACAGCTGGATTAACAATAACTAATGCAACATTGTCTGCTTTAGCTGTTGAAACTCTTTAA
- a CDS encoding DUF6483 family protein, translating into MLKNDYMKEVENTLRLLTEEVDKNIINGQIEEAKERVNKVLKAVVGIDIGTVDIFSFNSLDGLISKEMQYNAEKFIVFACLMNLQGKISSKENNENLKIQYYEKSLEGFYKAYNEDDETNSKYLDDAVEVAGELVNYELSLDLDKKIFKIYELANKFDKAEDTLFYMLRKTNDDGSMILEGMRFYDRLKERELDELILGNLPIEEIEDGISELERRLEM; encoded by the coding sequence ATGCTAAAAAACGATTATATGAAAGAAGTAGAAAATACTTTAAGATTATTAACAGAAGAAGTAGATAAAAACATAATAAATGGTCAGATAGAAGAGGCCAAGGAAAGAGTGAATAAAGTACTTAAAGCTGTAGTTGGGATTGATATAGGAACTGTAGATATTTTTTCATTTAATAGTTTAGATGGACTTATAAGTAAAGAAATGCAATATAATGCTGAGAAATTTATTGTATTTGCATGTCTTATGAACCTTCAAGGTAAAATTAGTAGTAAAGAAAATAATGAAAATTTAAAAATTCAATATTATGAAAAATCTTTAGAAGGTTTTTATAAGGCATATAATGAAGATGATGAGACAAATTCTAAATATTTAGATGATGCAGTAGAGGTAGCAGGCGAATTAGTTAATTATGAACTTTCATTGGATTTGGATAAGAAGATTTTTAAAATTTATGAATTAGCTAATAAATTTGATAAGGCTGAAGATACGTTATTTTACATGCTTAGAAAAACAAATGATGATGGAAGTATGATTTTAGAAGGAATGAGATTTTACGATAGACTTAAAGAAAGAGAACTTGATGAATTAATACTAGGCAATCTACCTATAGAAGAAATTGAAGATGGAATTTCTGAACTTGAAAGAAGATTGGAAATGTAA
- a CDS encoding threonine/serine exporter family protein → MVEQVIVAFVASFGFGIIFNIKGKKLIFAAIGGGLSWFCYLYLNNNGMRTILSLFTSSIIFSIYSEICARYLKTPVTTIVICALIPLVPGAGMYETMYQTILGNVSGALEIGLNTLASAGVLALGIIFVSTITRQVVNLKRVKEKLFAK, encoded by the coding sequence ATGGTTGAGCAAGTTATAGTTGCTTTTGTTGCATCTTTTGGTTTTGGAATAATTTTTAATATAAAAGGAAAAAAATTAATTTTTGCAGCTATTGGCGGAGGCTTGAGTTGGTTTTGTTATTTGTACTTAAATAACAATGGGATGCGTACTATTTTATCTTTATTTACATCTTCTATAATATTTAGTATCTATTCAGAGATTTGTGCAAGATATTTAAAAACTCCCGTTACCACTATAGTAATCTGTGCACTTATACCCTTAGTTCCTGGTGCTGGCATGTATGAGACAATGTATCAGACAATACTAGGGAATGTAAGTGGTGCATTAGAAATTGGTCTAAATACCTTGGCTAGTGCTGGAGTATTAGCCCTAGGTATAATATTTGTATCTACAATAACAAGACAAGTTGTAAATTTAAAAAGAGTAAAAGAAAAACTATTTGCAAAATAA
- a CDS encoding threonine/serine exporter family protein — MDLNKLIKISTLAGKIMLESGAETYRVEETISRICIAYGAHTADSFVIPTGIMVTITHYDEVATLVKRITSRGVDLNKIDAINDLSRRVQTETIDLCDFNKELIKISTEPRYSPTITLLCSSISAGCFSIMFGGTVKDFFAASLIGAIIKIVMIIFQKLNINEFFVNSFCGGLCAILAIMLLKLNLCSNLDKTIIGSIMLLVPGLIITNAIRDTIAGDFLSGITKASEAFLIAVSIAVGTGGILSIFIYN, encoded by the coding sequence ATGGATTTAAATAAATTAATTAAAATTTCTACTCTTGCTGGTAAAATCATGTTAGAAAGTGGAGCTGAAACTTATCGAGTTGAGGAAACTATTAGCAGAATATGTATTGCTTATGGTGCCCATACTGCTGATAGTTTTGTAATACCCACAGGAATCATGGTCACAATTACTCATTATGATGAAGTTGCAACCCTTGTTAAAAGGATTACTTCTCGTGGTGTTGATTTAAATAAAATAGATGCTATAAATGATCTTTCTAGAAGAGTTCAAACTGAAACAATAGATCTTTGTGATTTTAACAAAGAACTTATTAAAATATCTACTGAGCCTAGATATTCACCTACAATAACTTTACTTTGTTCTTCTATATCTGCTGGATGTTTTTCAATAATGTTTGGTGGAACAGTCAAAGACTTTTTTGCTGCAAGTCTTATCGGTGCTATTATAAAAATAGTAATGATTATATTTCAAAAATTAAATATAAACGAATTCTTTGTAAATTCATTTTGCGGTGGGTTATGTGCTATTTTAGCTATCATGCTTTTGAAGTTAAATTTATGCTCTAACTTAGATAAAACTATTATAGGTTCCATTATGTTACTTGTACCTGGACTTATTATTACAAATGCCATTAGGGATACTATCGCGGGAGATTTTTTATCTGGAATAACAAAAGCATCAGAAGCATTTTTGATTGCTGTTTCAATTGCTGTAGGTACTGGTGGTATCTTAAGCATATTTATTTATAACTAA
- the glyA gene encoding serine hydroxymethyltransferase translates to MNFENIQKEDKEIYGLMEKELERQRKGIELIASENIVSPAVMEAMGSYLTNKYAEGYPGKRYYGGCQVVDEIEQIAIDRAKELFGAEHANVQPHSGSQANMAVYFTVLEPGDTVLGMDLSHGGHLTHGSPVNFSGKLFNFVSYGVDKETEMIDYENVRKIALEAKPKLIVAGASAYGRILDFAKFKEIADEVGALLMVDMAHIAGLVAAGVHPSPVPYSDFVTTTTHKTLRGPRGGLILCKEKYAKELNKNIFPGIQGGPLEHIIAAKAVCFKEALDPSFKVYGENVVKNCKELAKQLIAKGFKIVSDGTDNHVFLVDLHNKDITGKEAENLLDTVGITVNKNTVPNETRSPFITSGIRIGTAAITTRGFAVEDMAEIAAVISEAIETREGDLSALKSRVETLCDKYPLYN, encoded by the coding sequence ATGAATTTTGAAAATATACAAAAAGAAGACAAAGAAATTTATGGTTTAATGGAAAAAGAATTAGAAAGACAAAGAAAAGGTATAGAATTAATAGCTTCAGAAAATATTGTGAGTCCAGCTGTTATGGAAGCTATGGGTTCTTATTTAACTAATAAATATGCTGAAGGATATCCAGGGAAAAGATATTATGGTGGATGTCAAGTAGTGGATGAAATAGAGCAAATAGCAATCGATAGAGCTAAAGAACTATTTGGTGCAGAACATGCAAATGTTCAACCACATTCAGGTTCACAAGCAAACATGGCTGTATACTTTACAGTACTTGAACCAGGTGATACTGTTTTAGGTATGGATTTAAGCCATGGTGGACATTTAACCCATGGATCACCAGTTAATTTTTCGGGAAAATTATTTAACTTTGTATCTTATGGAGTTGATAAAGAAACTGAAATGATTGATTATGAAAATGTAAGAAAAATTGCATTGGAAGCTAAACCTAAGTTAATTGTAGCAGGTGCAAGTGCATATGGAAGAATTCTAGATTTTGCTAAGTTTAAAGAAATAGCTGATGAAGTAGGAGCATTACTTATGGTAGATATGGCTCATATTGCAGGATTAGTTGCAGCAGGAGTTCATCCATCACCAGTACCATATTCTGATTTTGTAACAACAACAACACATAAGACTTTAAGAGGTCCAAGAGGTGGATTAATTCTTTGCAAAGAAAAATATGCTAAAGAATTAAATAAAAATATATTCCCTGGAATACAAGGTGGTCCTTTAGAACATATTATAGCTGCAAAAGCTGTATGTTTTAAAGAAGCATTAGATCCTAGCTTTAAAGTATATGGTGAAAATGTAGTTAAAAACTGCAAAGAGCTTGCAAAGCAATTAATAGCAAAAGGATTTAAAATAGTATCAGACGGAACAGATAATCACGTATTCTTAGTTGACTTACATAACAAGGATATAACAGGAAAAGAAGCAGAAAATTTATTAGATACAGTAGGAATAACTGTTAATAAAAACACAGTACCAAACGAAACAAGAAGTCCATTTATAACTTCAGGAATTAGAATTGGTACAGCAGCAATAACTACAAGAGGATTTGCAGTAGAAGATATGGCAGAAATTGCAGCAGTTATAAGTGAAGCAATAGAAACACGAGAAGGAGATTTATCAGCACTTAAGTCTAGAGTAGAAACTTTATGCGATAAATATCCATTGTATAATTAG
- a CDS encoding isochorismatase family cysteine hydrolase, giving the protein MKKALLVIDAQEDFIGEHRNTDKFNYEDVDELVKNINDKIRIYEKNMDEVIYIANVLPNNFLNKKLFGYGIAGSKGAKFDKRIKIVSENYFEKQVGNAFKNNNLVKFIKDNAISEVELIGVDGIGCVFKTAKGAIKTGLKVTILSDSVGTVNPEKFIKSTIKLKAFGVAYI; this is encoded by the coding sequence ATGAAAAAAGCACTTTTAGTCATTGATGCGCAAGAAGATTTTATTGGAGAACACCGTAATACAGATAAATTTAATTATGAAGATGTAGATGAACTTGTGAAAAATATCAATGACAAGATTAGAATTTATGAGAAAAATATGGATGAGGTTATTTACATTGCTAATGTATTGCCAAATAATTTTCTAAATAAAAAGCTTTTTGGTTATGGAATTGCAGGAAGCAAAGGAGCTAAATTTGACAAAAGAATTAAAATTGTATCAGAAAATTATTTTGAAAAACAGGTAGGTAATGCTTTTAAAAATAATAATTTGGTGAAGTTTATAAAAGATAATGCAATAAGTGAGGTGGAACTTATTGGAGTTGACGGGATTGGATGCGTTTTCAAAACTGCTAAAGGAGCAATTAAAACTGGACTTAAAGTCACTATTTTAAGTGATAGTGTAGGCACAGTTAATCCAGAAAAATTTATTAAGAGTACAATTAAGTTAAAAGCTTTTGGTGTAGCTTATATATAA
- a CDS encoding DUF5673 domain-containing protein, with amino-acid sequence MDFTLMLPLICVFAADILFFTTIKSNKLDFKGKDQYRFIIPAVVILFIGSLFVGKNFTFENILITIGLIIFALLGNTCGVGEKGIITGSWFTAWSKVDDIYVENQGDKCIVFYSNKNIKKRLIFKKEEENELKKYIENIKKVNNIKK; translated from the coding sequence ATGGATTTTACATTAATGTTACCGCTAATATGCGTATTTGCAGCAGACATACTATTTTTTACTACAATTAAAAGCAATAAATTGGATTTTAAGGGAAAAGATCAATATAGATTTATAATTCCAGCAGTAGTGATATTGTTTATAGGATCACTTTTTGTTGGAAAGAATTTCACTTTTGAAAATATTCTAATTACTATAGGACTTATTATATTTGCGTTACTTGGTAATACATGTGGTGTGGGAGAAAAAGGAATAATTACTGGGTCTTGGTTTACTGCTTGGAGTAAAGTAGATGATATTTATGTAGAAAATCAAGGAGATAAATGTATTGTTTTTTATTCAAACAAAAATATTAAAAAAAGATTAATATTCAAAAAAGAAGAAGAAAATGAATTAAAGAAATATATAGAAAACATAAAAAAAGTTAATAATATAAAAAAATAG
- a CDS encoding DUF5673 domain-containing protein yields MDISSIVIAIFILIVDIVVITIDLKHKLIIVGKNKYRIIMPITVIIFIIITALSKEFKIQDIIVLIEILPLAFVGNKCGITEKGLLTNSYIIKWGKIESYSLKEQEDKYILCYKTNVGTKKLCFKNEDKDAVKKYLLGIKELRYSRK; encoded by the coding sequence ATGGATATATCATCAATAGTAATAGCTATATTTATATTAATAGTAGATATAGTTGTTATTACAATAGACCTAAAGCATAAATTGATAATTGTTGGGAAAAACAAATATAGAATAATAATGCCAATAACCGTAATTATATTTATTATTATTACAGCTTTATCTAAAGAATTTAAAATACAAGATATTATAGTATTAATAGAAATATTACCACTTGCATTTGTTGGAAATAAATGCGGAATAACAGAAAAAGGATTATTAACAAATTCCTATATAATTAAGTGGGGAAAGATTGAAAGCTATTCATTAAAAGAACAAGAAGATAAATACATACTTTGTTACAAAACCAATGTAGGTACAAAAAAACTGTGTTTCAAGAATGAGGATAAAGATGCAGTGAAAAAGTACTTATTAGGAATAAAAGAATTAAGATATTCTAGAAAATAA
- a CDS encoding DNA topoisomerase III has product MSKTLVLAEKPSVGRDLAKVLKCNQNKGAYIEGPNYIVTWALGHLVTLLDPEGYGDKYKKWSMETLPMLPKEMKLTVIQKTGKQFNEVKKQMLRPDVSDLVIATDAGREGELVARWIIEKAGFKKPIKRLWISSQTDKAILDGFKNLKPGAAYENLYKAAQARAEADWIIGLNVTRALTCKYNAQLSAGRVQSPTVAMIAQREEEIKNFKPKDYYTIIGNTSDFSIEWINKDNTNRTFDESLAKKIVGAIRGKDGDVTEITETNKKQYAPALYDLTELQRDCNRIFGYSAKQTLSIMQRLYENYKILTYPRTDSRYVTKDIVPTIKDRLKAISVANYAKSATEILRGNIVASKSFVDDSKVTDHHAIIPTEQRVSLGILSSDERNVYDLVIKRFLSVLLPPFEFIQTGIKVKIGDEIFIAKGKVITSKGWKMVYDKVDDLEENSEEGMLKEQVLPKLNKGAKLKINNIEIKNHKTKPPARFTEGTLLSAMENPQKYITIDKESAKTLGETGGLGTVATRADIIEKLFNSFVIEKRGKELVPTSKGKQLMELVPKDLKSPLLTARWEKELDDISKGKTNVRDFIGRMRNYATALVQDVKFSTDKYTHDNLTGKKCPQCGKYMLEVKGKNGVMNVCQDRECGHRENVSRVSNARCPECKKKLEIRGHGDGEIYVCASSTCNFREKSAQFQKRFDGKGKVDKREVNNYMNKMKKEAEDFNDNPFAALLGGMKFDGK; this is encoded by the coding sequence ATGAGTAAAACTCTTGTATTAGCTGAAAAACCAAGTGTTGGTAGAGATTTAGCTAAAGTTTTAAAATGCAATCAAAATAAAGGTGCCTATATAGAAGGACCTAATTATATAGTAACTTGGGCATTAGGCCATTTAGTTACATTACTTGATCCAGAAGGTTATGGAGATAAGTATAAGAAATGGAGCATGGAAACACTTCCAATGTTACCTAAAGAAATGAAACTTACAGTTATCCAAAAGACAGGTAAGCAATTTAACGAAGTAAAGAAGCAAATGCTAAGACCTGATGTAAGTGATTTAGTTATTGCAACAGATGCAGGACGTGAAGGAGAATTAGTTGCAAGATGGATAATTGAAAAGGCTGGATTTAAAAAGCCAATAAAAAGACTTTGGATATCTTCACAAACTGATAAAGCGATTTTAGATGGATTTAAAAATCTAAAACCAGGTGCAGCTTATGAAAATTTATATAAAGCAGCCCAAGCAAGAGCAGAAGCAGATTGGATAATTGGACTTAATGTAACCAGAGCTTTAACATGCAAATATAATGCTCAATTGTCAGCAGGAAGAGTTCAATCTCCAACTGTGGCTATGATAGCCCAAAGAGAAGAAGAAATTAAGAATTTTAAGCCTAAGGATTATTACACAATCATAGGTAATACTAGTGATTTCTCTATTGAATGGATTAATAAAGATAACACTAATAGGACATTTGATGAGAGTTTAGCAAAAAAAATAGTTGGAGCAATTAGAGGTAAAGACGGAGACGTTACTGAAATTACAGAGACTAACAAAAAACAATATGCACCAGCTCTTTATGATTTAACAGAACTTCAAAGAGATTGTAATAGAATTTTTGGATATTCAGCAAAACAAACATTATCTATAATGCAAAGACTTTATGAAAATTATAAGATTTTGACATATCCAAGAACAGATTCAAGATATGTAACAAAGGATATAGTTCCAACAATAAAAGATAGGTTAAAGGCAATTTCTGTTGCTAATTATGCAAAAAGTGCAACTGAAATATTAAGGGGAAACATTGTCGCAAGTAAAAGTTTTGTAGATGATAGCAAGGTAACAGATCACCATGCAATTATTCCAACAGAACAAAGAGTTAGCCTTGGAATTTTAAGCTCAGATGAAAGAAATGTTTATGATTTAGTAATAAAGAGATTTTTAAGTGTTTTACTTCCACCATTTGAATTTATTCAAACAGGAATTAAAGTAAAAATAGGAGATGAAATTTTTATAGCTAAAGGTAAAGTTATAACATCTAAGGGTTGGAAGATGGTTTATGACAAAGTAGATGACCTTGAAGAAAATAGTGAAGAAGGAATGCTTAAAGAACAAGTCTTGCCAAAGTTAAATAAAGGTGCAAAACTTAAAATTAATAATATTGAAATCAAAAATCATAAGACTAAACCACCTGCAAGATTTACTGAAGGTACTCTTTTATCAGCTATGGAAAATCCACAAAAGTATATTACCATAGATAAAGAGTCTGCTAAGACTTTAGGTGAAACAGGTGGACTTGGAACAGTTGCAACAAGAGCAGATATTATAGAAAAGTTATTTAATTCTTTTGTAATAGAAAAGAGGGGCAAGGAATTAGTTCCAACATCAAAAGGAAAACAACTTATGGAACTTGTACCAAAGGATCTAAAATCACCACTTTTAACTGCTAGATGGGAAAAAGAGCTTGATGATATAAGTAAGGGGAAAACAAATGTTCGTGATTTTATAGGAAGAATGAGAAATTATGCAACAGCATTAGTTCAAGATGTTAAATTTAGTACAGATAAATATACTCATGATAACTTAACTGGAAAGAAATGCCCACAATGTGGCAAGTATATGTTAGAAGTTAAAGGGAAAAATGGTGTAATGAATGTATGCCAAGATAGAGAATGTGGTCACAGAGAGAACGTATCAAGAGTCTCAAATGCAAGATGCCCTGAATGTAAAAAGAAACTAGAAATTAGAGGGCATGGAGATGGAGAGATATATGTTTGTGCAAGCAGCACCTGTAACTTTAGAGAAAAATCAGCTCAATTCCAAAAGAGATTTGATGGAAAAGGAAAAGTTGATAAAAGAGAAGTAAATAATTATATGAACAAAATGAAAAAGGAAGCAGAGGACTTTAATGATAATCCGTTTGCTGCACTACTCGGTGGAATGAAATTCGACGGTAAATAA
- a CDS encoding phosphatase PAP2 family protein, protein MNMEIFRLINNLENKNTFLDNVMLFFSEYMLYVFAGMIALVFILGVIKKDKKVRWVAINTFLLTVINIILAYFIGSIYYVDRPFIHNKVNLLYPHVEDASFPSDHATVTMSIALGINKYNKVFGIVLTILSIIVGFSRVYVGHHSPADVVGTYIIVFIMSYIYNAKLSNKINKIYDKIEDMFVTKLGITWIYK, encoded by the coding sequence ATGAATATGGAGATTTTTCGATTAATAAATAATTTAGAAAATAAAAATACTTTTTTGGATAACGTTATGTTATTCTTTTCTGAATACATGCTTTATGTATTTGCAGGAATGATTGCATTGGTATTTATATTAGGGGTAATTAAGAAAGATAAAAAAGTTCGATGGGTAGCTATAAATACATTTCTACTTACAGTTATAAATATAATATTAGCTTATTTTATTGGTAGTATTTATTATGTTGATAGACCATTTATTCATAATAAGGTTAATTTACTTTACCCACATGTAGAGGATGCATCTTTTCCAAGCGATCATGCGACAGTAACAATGAGTATTGCACTTGGTATAAACAAATATAACAAAGTTTTTGGGATAGTATTAACAATATTGTCAATCATAGTAGGATTCTCAAGGGTATATGTTGGTCATCATTCGCCTGCTGATGTAGTTGGTACATATATAATAGTATTTATTATGAGTTACATATATAATGCTAAATTAAGTAATAAAATTAATAAAATATATGATAAAATTGAAGACATGTTTGTAACTAAGTTAGGCATTACTTGGATTTATAAATAA